The Myxococcota bacterium genome has a segment encoding these proteins:
- a CDS encoding OmpA family protein, whose amino-acid sequence MSQSFRSAAVAVLSAGGLAALGCAATPLAPEAPPQVSPVTLSAGEQRVVDHVFVVTDASGTMYEAKSFPRAKALSQGFVDALPAPDARAASTTYNAGAIGFGGDDRVSLALQSFDRRALRGTVDQVHVMGRVDGRGGETPLHRVIGEIGSQLDGKTGRAAVVVFTDGEPDDSAAALDAATALASSYASGVCYHGVQVGDDPAGARFLQTLSEISSPCGSFRNASAVGTGTALAAFTKGVMVGDAPGGRSLPAVAANACTGVTLNGIEFSFDRAEIRPQSAPILDQAAGQLRACPDVNITIEGHTDQRGSADYNQSLSERRAGAVRDYLVRKGVESGRLQSVGKGESNPLDTSETEAGYQRNRRVELRPR is encoded by the coding sequence ATGTCCCAGTCCTTCCGTTCGGCCGCCGTGGCGGTCCTCTCGGCGGGCGGGCTCGCCGCGCTCGGATGCGCGGCGACGCCGCTCGCGCCCGAAGCCCCTCCCCAGGTCTCGCCGGTCACGCTGTCGGCCGGCGAGCAGCGCGTCGTCGACCACGTCTTCGTGGTGACCGACGCCTCCGGCACGATGTACGAGGCGAAGTCGTTCCCGCGCGCGAAGGCGCTGTCGCAGGGCTTCGTCGACGCGCTTCCCGCGCCCGACGCGCGCGCCGCGAGCACGACCTACAACGCGGGCGCCATCGGCTTCGGCGGCGACGACCGCGTGTCGCTCGCGCTGCAGTCGTTCGACCGGCGCGCGCTGCGCGGCACGGTCGACCAGGTGCACGTGATGGGCCGCGTCGACGGCCGCGGCGGCGAGACGCCGCTGCACCGCGTGATCGGCGAGATCGGCTCGCAGCTCGACGGGAAGACGGGCCGCGCCGCGGTCGTCGTGTTCACGGACGGCGAGCCCGACGACTCCGCCGCGGCGCTCGACGCCGCGACCGCGCTCGCGAGCTCCTACGCGAGCGGCGTCTGCTACCACGGCGTGCAGGTCGGCGACGACCCGGCGGGCGCGCGGTTCCTGCAGACGCTCTCCGAGATCTCGTCGCCGTGCGGCAGCTTCCGCAACGCGTCGGCGGTCGGCACGGGCACGGCGCTCGCGGCCTTCACCAAGGGCGTCATGGTCGGCGACGCGCCCGGCGGCCGCTCGCTTCCGGCCGTGGCGGCCAACGCCTGCACGGGCGTCACGCTGAACGGCATCGAGTTCTCGTTCGACCGCGCCGAGATCCGCCCGCAGAGCGCGCCGATCCTCGACCAGGCGGCGGGCCAGCTCCGGGCGTGCCCCGACGTGAACATCACGATCGAGGGCCACACCGACCAGCGCGGCAGCGCGGACTACAACCAGTCGCTCTCGGAGCGGCGCGCGGGCGCGGTGCGCGACTACCTCGTGCGCAAGGGTGTCGAGTCCGGCCGGCTGCAGTCGGTGGGCAAGGGCGAGTCGAACCCGCTCGACACGAGCGAGACGGAGGCGGGCTACCAGCGCAACCGCCGCGTCGAGCTGCGGCCTCGCTAG
- a CDS encoding sulfotransferase codes for MAASFDFDSILAEARERAGSSDFGSDFEEPLRRLLRSLEDEADLNETGRAMQRERTVNVLATRARVESWFHRHPEIADEHIGAPLVVCGLPRTGTTMLHRVIAEDPEFDSAKWYETRFPAPFDGWEPCAPDAPDERIAVAKEEVRMTLELAPELMAIHPFDATSPDEEIMLLEQSFYSAVPDSYCRLPSYAEWVDAQDQMPGYRYLLRMLQFLQWQHRQRGGVRPRWTLKSPHHLHYLRELFTLFPDATVVQTHREPEQIVPSICSMSKYLFAMGTDRPDLHWVGAHWSAKWARAMERSMRYRDAAIAADPRMAERFIDVWFLDSVKDPVETVRSVYARIGRELTAVAREKMERWTEDNAREKRAPHAYSLEEFGLTSERIRELYGAYRERYILTRAGARE; via the coding sequence GTGGCCGCCTCGTTCGACTTCGACTCGATCCTCGCCGAGGCGCGCGAGCGCGCGGGCTCGAGCGACTTCGGGAGCGACTTCGAGGAGCCGCTCCGCCGGCTCCTGCGCTCGCTCGAGGACGAGGCCGACCTGAACGAGACCGGCCGCGCCATGCAGCGCGAACGCACCGTCAACGTGCTCGCGACGCGCGCCCGGGTCGAGAGCTGGTTCCACCGCCATCCCGAGATCGCCGACGAGCACATCGGCGCACCGCTCGTCGTCTGCGGCCTGCCGCGCACGGGCACGACGATGCTGCACCGCGTGATCGCGGAGGACCCGGAGTTCGACTCCGCGAAGTGGTACGAGACGCGCTTCCCCGCGCCGTTCGACGGCTGGGAGCCTTGCGCGCCCGACGCGCCCGACGAGCGCATCGCGGTCGCGAAGGAGGAGGTGCGCATGACGCTCGAGCTCGCCCCGGAGCTCATGGCGATCCACCCGTTCGACGCGACGAGCCCCGACGAGGAGATCATGCTCCTCGAGCAGTCCTTCTACAGCGCGGTGCCCGACAGCTACTGCCGCCTTCCGAGCTATGCGGAGTGGGTCGACGCGCAGGACCAGATGCCCGGCTACCGCTACCTGCTGCGGATGCTCCAGTTCCTGCAGTGGCAGCATCGCCAGCGCGGCGGCGTGCGGCCGCGCTGGACGCTCAAGTCGCCGCACCACCTGCACTACCTGCGCGAGCTGTTCACGCTCTTCCCGGACGCGACGGTGGTGCAGACGCACCGCGAGCCCGAGCAGATCGTCCCGTCGATCTGCAGCATGTCGAAGTACCTGTTCGCCATGGGCACCGATCGCCCCGACCTGCACTGGGTGGGCGCGCACTGGAGCGCGAAGTGGGCGCGCGCGATGGAGCGCTCGATGCGCTACCGCGATGCCGCGATCGCGGCCGACCCGCGCATGGCCGAGCGCTTCATCGACGTGTGGTTCCTCGACAGCGTGAAGGACCCGGTCGAGACGGTGCGCTCCGTGTACGCGCGCATCGGCCGCGAGCTCACGGCCGTCGCGCGCGAGAAGATGGAGCGCTGGACGGAGGACAACGCGCGCGAGAAGCGCGCGCCGCACGCCTACTCGCTCGAGGAGTTCGGCCTCACGTCCGAGCGGATCCGCGAGCTCTACGGCGCGTATCGCGAGCGCTACATCCTGACGCGCGCCGGCGCGCGCGAGTAG